From the Variovorax paradoxus genome, the window GGACAGCCAGCAGGTGGTGGTGAAGACCATCTGCAGCGCCAGGATGCGCGCCTGTTCGGCGCTGGTCTCGATCACGCCGGATGCCACCAGGCCTTCGCACAGCGCCTGCGCGGCAAGCAGGTTCTGCGCGGTCAGCGCCTGCGCGCGCTGGCCCAGCGCCGGGTACTCGCTGGCCAGAAAGGCCATGTCTCGGTAGATGAAGCGGTACGCGTCGATGGCCTCGAAGCGCAGGTGCAGCGCGAGCCACAGGTCGTCGATGGCGGCAATGGAGGCGGACGAGCCGTTCAGCGCCTCGAGCCGCTGCTCGAAACGCCGGAACAGCCATTCGACGATCAACTGCTTGGCCTTGAAGTGGTAGTGCAGGTTGCCGGGGCTGATGCCGAGTTCGGCCGCGATCTTGTGCGTCGACACGGCGGCCAGCCCCTGCGCATTGAACAGCCCCAGGCTGGCCTGCAGGATGCGGTCGCGTGTGGAGGTGGAGCTGGAACTGGCCACGAACGGCTTGCCGGGTCGCTCGGGGTGTCAGCGTCTGGCCCGCGCGCGCGGGGCCGCCCTGGCCGGGCCTTCGAGTTGCGCCACGCGCTCCCGCAGCCGGGCCACCTCGTCGCGCAGGGCCTGCACCTCGTCGGCGCCAGGAATGCCCAGGCGCTGCAGCGCGGTGGCGACGCGCTGGTCGAACACGTCCTCGAACTTGCGGATGCCGAAGCCGTCGAGGCCGGGCACCTTGCCCTGCCCGATGCCGAGCAGGCCTTCGATCACGTTGGCCTGGCGCTTGGCGACGTCGTTGCGCACGGTGTCGAGCGCCTTCAGGCCGGCGCGCAGCAGGCCTTCGGCCTTGCCGGGCTCCGTGGGCGCCTTCGCTGCGGGCGCCGCCTTGCGGGGCGCGGCCTTCTTCGCCGAAGGTGCCTTGCCTGCAGGCCTTGCAGGCGCCGCCCTCTTCTTCGACTTTGCAGTTTCGTCAGGACGGGTCGCCATGCAGTGCTCCAGGTGCCGGAAGGAATGAAAAGGGCGCCGCGAGGCGCCCGGGAGGTCAGGCCGCCTTGCGGGCGGCAGCGCGGCGAACCGGCTTCTTGGCCACGGCGGCCTTGGCCTTCACCGTGCGAACCGGCTTGGCTTCGTCCGCGCCGCTGACGCGGGCTTCGATCTTCCGCGTGCCGGCGACGATCTGGTCGGCGATCTGCACCGACACGGTGGCGATCGGCTGGTTCAGCGCGCCCAGGGCGTTGATGACCTTGGTGGCAACCGGCGACTCGACGCGGGCCACTCGGCCGGCAACGGTCTCGATGCCGCTGGCGGTGCCGGCGGCGACACGGTCCATCACCGAGACGATGCGGCCGGTGTCGATCTCCACGCGGTTGGCCAGGAAGCCGTTGATCTTTTCCTGCGCGCCGATCAGGTTGGCCTTCACCTGTTCGCTCACCAGCGGAATCTGGCGGCTGCCGAGGAATTCGCTGTAGCGCGAAGCGGCGCCGCCGAGCAGGCGATGCACGCCGGTGCGGTAGGCGCCGACCAGGGTCTTGCCGGCGTCGTTGTACTGGCCGACGACGTGGATGGCTGCCGAAGCGATGGTGGTTTGCGTGGTCATGGTGATTTCCTTGAAGTTGATGGGCTCGCGAAGGAAACAAACAAAGAACGGGTGTCTGCCGATCGCGATGAGCCTATCTTCTTCCCCAAGGCCTAGGCCTGGAAAACTAGAACAGCCGGAAAACTAGTCCAACTGCCCCAATTTTCTTCAGCCCGGGCAACCTGCACCGATCAGGCGGCAGCGGCGCGTGGCGCGCGGGCGCGTTTGGCGGGCGCGGCCTTGGCGGGCGCCTTCCTGGCAGCGGCCTTGGCCGGGGCTTTCTTCGCTGCGGCCTTCACCGGCGCCTTCGCTGGAGCCCTTGCCGGCGCCCTTGACGGCGCTTTTTCCGGCGCTGCCTTGCGTGCGGCGGGCTTCTTCTTCGCAGCCACGGCCACCGCCTCGGCGGGCGCCTCGTCGTCGGCAGGCTCGTGCACCGTCTTCGGCGGCACCGGCGCGGGCGCCGCACCGGCGGCGGCCGGGTGCTTCTGCGTCAGGTCCATCAGCAGCTTGTGTTCGGCCAGCATGTAGTCGCCGATCTCGGTGATGTCGGGCACCGCACGGCGGCAGGCGATCAGGCCGTAGTCCATGCGGCCGTTGTAGCTCTGCACCGTCACATTGAGCGCGGTGCCGTGGCTGGCGATCGACACCGGGTAGTAGCAGGTGACCAGTGCACCCGCGAAGTACATCGGGAAAGGCGCGCCCGCCACGTTCGAGATGGCCACGTTGGCCGCCGGCGGCAGGAGATTGACGAGGCCCGAGCGTCCCACCATCGACGCGATGCCCGACACCAGCCACGGCGCGGCGAAGGTGGGGAAGTCGTCGAGGATCACCGCCTTGAAGCGCTTCATGGTCGACTTCGACGAGTTCGACGACGCGTTGATCGCCTTCAGCCGCTGCACCGGGTCGGTGATGTCGGTGGCCAGGCTGACCAGGATCATGCTGGCCTGGTTGTTGGCCGTCTGGTCGCCGGCCTCGCGCAGGCTCACCGGCACGCCGGCCACCAGCGGCTTGGCCGGCAGCTCGTTGTTGTCCGCCAGGTAGTGACGCAGGGCGCCTGCCACCGTGGCCATGACCACGTCGTTCAGCGTCACGCCGAAGTGCTTGGCGATGTACTTGGTCTCGGCCAGCGAGATGGTGCGGCCCGCGAAGGTGCGCTGGTTGGTGATGGACACGTTCAGCGAAGTGCGCGGCGCGAAGAGGTTGAACTTCTTCGGGGCGGCGGCCGTGTCCTTCTCGGCCGCCTTCTCGTCGGGGCTGGCGATGCCGCTGATGGCGCGTGCGATGGCGGGCGCCATCTTGAAGAGCTTCACGTACTGCTGCGCGGTGTTGCGCAGCGCCGCCGTGGCGAGCTCGGCCATGCCCAGCTGGTAGCCGCTGCTGCGCGGGCGCGAGCGCGGCGGCTTCACCACGCGGCCGGTGGCCTCGAGGTCGAAGATGGCCTTGCCCACTTCCACGCCGGCCTGCCCGTCGATGCCCGCGTGGTGCACCTTGGTGTAGAGCGCCACCTGCCCGCTCTTGAGGCCGTCGATGATGTAGAACTCCCACATCGGCCGGCTGCGGTCGATCAGCGACGAATGCAGCCGCGCCACGTACTGCTGCAACTGCCGGTTGGTTCCGGGCCTGGGCAGCGTGATGTGGCGCACGTGGTAGTCGAGGTCGATGTCGTCGTCGTCCACCCACACCGGGTTGGTCATGTCGAAGGGCATCAGCGCGAGCTTGCGCGTGAACACGTCGGCCAGGTGGATGCGGCTGGCCATGAAGTTCTTGGCGTCTTCGTAGAAGTCGCCCTTGTAGCCCTTGGGCAGGTCGAGCACGTTCAGGGAGCCCACGTGCATCGGCATTTCCGGCGTTTCCAGGTGCAGGAAAGTGGCATCAAGACCGCTCAGGTGTTTCATGTGTTGTCTCCTTGGTGGGGCATGCGCCGTCCGGCAGGATAGCGCGGGCATTGCGTTCGTGGGCCTCGCGTTCTTCAGTGTTTCCACCGGGGGGAAAGCACCGGCGGGACAGGGGTTTGCCCCAAGTAATGAAAAAGTGAGGCGCCCCGCAAGGCCCGCGGCAACGGCCCGCGGTGCCGCGTGAAAGGTCCTCTGTCGCACGGGCTCCGTACACTGGCGCCATGACATCCAGCCTCACCCCGCAGCCCCCGTCGCAACCGCAGGACGACCATCTCTGGCTCGAAGACATCGACGGCGAGAAGCAGCTTGCCTGGGCGCGCGAGCAGAACGCGCTCACCGTGCAGGCCCATGCGAAGTCGCCCGCGTTCGAGGCGCTCCAGCAGGGCATCCTCGAGGTGCTCGACTCCGAAGAGCGCATTCCGATGGTTCACAAGATCGGCCCGCGCTTCTACAACTTCTGGCGCGACAAGGCCCACCCCAAGGGCCTGTGGCGCCGCACCACGCTGGCCGAATACCGCAAGCCGCAACCCGCGTGGGAGACCGTGCTCGACCTCGATGCGCTGGCCGCACAAGATCAGGAAAACTGGGTCTGGCACGGCGCCGACTGCCTCGACCCCGACTACAGGCGCTGCCTGATCTCACTGTCGCGCGGCGGCGCCGACGCCGACGTGGTGCGCGAGTTCGACCTGGAGGCCAAGGCCTTCGTCGAAGGCGGCTTCACGCTGCCCGAAGCCAAGAACCACGTGGGCTGGAAGGACATCGACCACCTCTACGTGGCCACCGACTTCGGCCCCGGCTCGATGACCAGCTCGAGCTACCCGCGCATCGTGAAGGAGTGGCGTCGCGGCACGCCGCTGGAGAGCGCCGCCACGGTGTACGAAGGCCTGCACGACGACATGTCCGTGGGCGCCTGGCGCGACAACACGCCCGGCTTCGAGCGCGACTACGTCTCGCGGCAGATGGACTTCTACGACAGCGAGACCTGGCTGCGCGCCGCCGACGGCACGCTCGCGAAGATCGACGTGCCCGACGATGCGCTGGCCGAGATCACGCGCGAGTGGATGCTGGTCGAGCCGCGCACCGACTGGACCGTGGGCGGCACTACCTACCGGTCGGGGTCGCTGCTGGCCGCCAGGTTCGACGACTACATGGCGGGCCGGCGCGAGCTCACCGTGCTGTTCGAGCCCGACGACACCACAGCGCTCGACAGCCACTCCTGGACACGCCACCACCTGATCGTCAACGTGATGCACGACGTGGTGAACCGGCTCGAGGTGCTCACGCCGCCGGCCGACGGCAAGGGGCCGTGGAAGCGCGAGAGCCTCGGCGGCGCACCGGCGCTCTCGACCATCGCGGCGGGCGGCATCGACGAGGACGAGAACGACGACTACTTCCTGACCGTGAGCGGCTTCCTGCAGCCGACCACGCTCTACATCGGCACCATCGGCCCGGGCGAGCCGCAGGTGCTGAAGGACAGCCCCGCCTTCTTCGATGCCTCGCGCTACCGCGTGAGCCAGCACTTCGCGACCTCGAAGGACGGCACGCGCGTGCCCTACTTCGAGATCGCCGCCCGGGACCTGCAGGCCAACGGCCGGAACCCCACGCTGCAGTACGCCTACGGCGGCTTCGAGATCTCGCTGCAGCCCAGCTACAGCGGCAGCATCGGCCGCGCCTGGCTCGAGCAGGGTGGCGTGTACGTCGTCGCCAACATCCGTGGCGGTGGCGAGTACGGCCCGCGCTGGCACCAGGCGGCGCTGCAGGAGAACCGGCTGCGCACCTGCGAGGACTTCGCGGCTGTGTCCGAGGACCTCATCGCGCGCAACATCACCTCGCCCGCGCACCTGGGCGCCATGGGCGGCAGCAACGGCGGCCTGTTGATGGGCAACATGCTCACGCTGTACCCGCAGCTGTACGGTGCCATCGTGAGCGAAGTGGCGCTGCTCGACATGCGGCGCTACACACAGCTGTCGGCCGGCGCCTCGTGGATCGCGGAGTACGGCGACCCGGAGCAGCCCGAGGAGTGGGAGTTCATCAGGACCTTCTCGCCCTACGAGAACGCGAAGCCGGGCCAGGCCTACCCGCCCGCCCTCTTCACCACGTCCACCCGCGACGACCGCGTGGGCCCGGTGCATGCGCGCAAGATGCACGCGAAGATGGCGGCACTGGGCTACGACAGCCGCTTCTACGAGAACATGGAAGGCGGCCACAGCGCGGCCACGGACAACAAGGAGTCGGCCTTCATGGATGCGCTGGGCTACGCGTACCTGTGGCAGCACATCCGCTAGCCGCGCAGGCGCTCACCCGGGGCTGAGCCGGCGCTCGCCGCTTTCCTTTCGCTGCTCACGCCACGGGCGCTCGCGCGGTTCGGCGCGACGCGCGGGCCGGCCTTGCGGCAGGGAGCCGGCGGCCCGGCGGCCGGACTCGCGGTAGCGCAGCCGCTGCTCTTCCTCACGCTCTCGCTTGCGCAGCAGTTCCTCCTGAACTGTCGCGTGGTCCAGGCGGCCGCGTGCGTCGCGGCGAGGCCCGTCGCCGGCCGGCGGCGGCGTCTCGAAGCCGGCGACGGCCATGGCCACGGCGGCGGATGCGAAGAGCAACAAGGCGCCGAGAACGATCATTTCAACGGCAAGGGTGATCTGGAAGGTGCGCATGGTCTGTGGCTGGCGGCGCCTGTCGCGCAGCCGGGGCGCATCTTGTGCCGACTGCATGGCGTGAACATTGCGCCTCGCGCCGTCGCCGGGGCGCGGCGGATCATCTGCACGTCACGGCTTCCTCGTCACAATGGGTCATCCAGCGCCCCGCAAGAAGGAGAACCCCGCCATGAACACCACACTCGAACTGATCGGCGCCCCCACCGACATCGGCGCCAGCGTGCGCGGCGCCGGCATGGGCCCTGACGCGCTGCGCGTGGCAGGCCTGCCGGAGGCCCTGGCGCGGCAGGGCTACACGGTCGTCGACCGGGGCAACCTCGCGGGACCGGCCACGCCGTGGGCGCCGCCGGCCAACGGCCTGCGCCACCTCGACGAGGTGATCGCATGGAACCGCTCGGTGTACGCGTCCGTCGACGGCACGCTCGGCGCCGGCCACGTGCCCGTGATGCTCGGCGGCGACCATTGCCTGGCCATCGGCTCCATCAGCGCGGTGGCCTGGCATGCACGCAAGCGCGGCAAGAAGCTGCGCGTGCTGTGGCTCGACGCGCACTCCGACGTCAACACCGAGACCACGAGCCC encodes:
- a CDS encoding TetR/AcrR family transcriptional regulator, giving the protein MASSSSTSTRDRILQASLGLFNAQGLAAVSTHKIAAELGISPGNLHYHFKAKQLIVEWLFRRFEQRLEALNGSSASIAAIDDLWLALHLRFEAIDAYRFIYRDMAFLASEYPALGQRAQALTAQNLLAAQALCEGLVASGVIETSAEQARILALQMVFTTTCWLSFERLVPGRDALAQADPGLAAFYTLTLVSPYVSSESRAYLDYLRAKYLG
- a CDS encoding phasin family protein, with the translated sequence MATRPDETAKSKKRAAPARPAGKAPSAKKAAPRKAAPAAKAPTEPGKAEGLLRAGLKALDTVRNDVAKRQANVIEGLLGIGQGKVPGLDGFGIRKFEDVFDQRVATALQRLGIPGADEVQALRDEVARLRERVAQLEGPARAAPRARARR
- a CDS encoding WS/DGAT/MGAT family O-acyltransferase, which produces MKHLSGLDATFLHLETPEMPMHVGSLNVLDLPKGYKGDFYEDAKNFMASRIHLADVFTRKLALMPFDMTNPVWVDDDDIDLDYHVRHITLPRPGTNRQLQQYVARLHSSLIDRSRPMWEFYIIDGLKSGQVALYTKVHHAGIDGQAGVEVGKAIFDLEATGRVVKPPRSRPRSSGYQLGMAELATAALRNTAQQYVKLFKMAPAIARAISGIASPDEKAAEKDTAAAPKKFNLFAPRTSLNVSITNQRTFAGRTISLAETKYIAKHFGVTLNDVVMATVAGALRHYLADNNELPAKPLVAGVPVSLREAGDQTANNQASMILVSLATDITDPVQRLKAINASSNSSKSTMKRFKAVILDDFPTFAAPWLVSGIASMVGRSGLVNLLPPAANVAISNVAGAPFPMYFAGALVTCYYPVSIASHGTALNVTVQSYNGRMDYGLIACRRAVPDITEIGDYMLAEHKLLMDLTQKHPAAAGAAPAPVPPKTVHEPADDEAPAEAVAVAAKKKPAARKAAPEKAPSRAPARAPAKAPVKAAAKKAPAKAAARKAPAKAAPAKRARAPRAAAA
- a CDS encoding prolyl oligopeptidase family serine peptidase — its product is MTSSLTPQPPSQPQDDHLWLEDIDGEKQLAWAREQNALTVQAHAKSPAFEALQQGILEVLDSEERIPMVHKIGPRFYNFWRDKAHPKGLWRRTTLAEYRKPQPAWETVLDLDALAAQDQENWVWHGADCLDPDYRRCLISLSRGGADADVVREFDLEAKAFVEGGFTLPEAKNHVGWKDIDHLYVATDFGPGSMTSSSYPRIVKEWRRGTPLESAATVYEGLHDDMSVGAWRDNTPGFERDYVSRQMDFYDSETWLRAADGTLAKIDVPDDALAEITREWMLVEPRTDWTVGGTTYRSGSLLAARFDDYMAGRRELTVLFEPDDTTALDSHSWTRHHLIVNVMHDVVNRLEVLTPPADGKGPWKRESLGGAPALSTIAAGGIDEDENDDYFLTVSGFLQPTTLYIGTIGPGEPQVLKDSPAFFDASRYRVSQHFATSKDGTRVPYFEIAARDLQANGRNPTLQYAYGGFEISLQPSYSGSIGRAWLEQGGVYVVANIRGGGEYGPRWHQAALQENRLRTCEDFAAVSEDLIARNITSPAHLGAMGGSNGGLLMGNMLTLYPQLYGAIVSEVALLDMRRYTQLSAGASWIAEYGDPEQPEEWEFIRTFSPYENAKPGQAYPPALFTTSTRDDRVGPVHARKMHAKMAALGYDSRFYENMEGGHSAATDNKESAFMDALGYAYLWQHIR